The Oleiphilus messinensis DNA segment AACTAAGCATATAACTTCGCACCGATAAACCCTACACTATACTTTAACGGATAAATGACATTTTTGGATTAAATCTTTTTTATCTGACACGATGGTACGCGATAACACTAAGAGGAGGTTGTTCTGCTTAAAATCAAGGAAGCGGGCTATTCAAACAGGAACCCGGAACGATTGACAATATGCACGGCAACACGGGGAAGCGGGTTTACATTACTGGAAATGATGGTGGCTGTTGCGGTTTTTGCGATACTGATGTCGATGGCATTGCCAACTTATCTATCGTATACCGTTCGTAAGCAAGTCACTGAAGCATTGAGTATTCCATTGGAACTGCGAGGCAAGGTGTACAGCTTTTACAAGGTTAACGGTACGTTCCCTAAAGACAATGAAGAAGCAGGTATACCCGTCGCGAACAAATTAATCGGTAACTATGTCACCCGAACCGACCTGATCGATGGAGCTTTCCATGTAACGTTAGGAAATCGGGCGAATAAAAAACTCGTTGGTAAAACAATCA contains these protein-coding regions:
- a CDS encoding pilin codes for the protein MTICTATRGSGFTLLEMMVAVAVFAILMSMALPTYLSYTVRKQVTEALSIPLELRGKVYSFYKVNGTFPKDNEEAGIPVANKLIGNYVTRTDLIDGAFHVTLGNRANKKLVGKTISYRPAVVKDSPASPISWLCGQAEAVEGMVAVGTNETTIKPPLLPYGCF